A window from Crocosphaera sp. UHCC 0190 encodes these proteins:
- a CDS encoding four-carbon acid sugar kinase family protein — protein MNQQPKIIVLDDDPTGSQTVHSCLLLMQWDVETLRLGLRDEVPIFFILTNTRALTPENAAQVTREVCHNLKLAIAAENIQDFLIVSRSDSTLRGHYPIETDVIASELGGFDAHFLIPAFFEGGRETIDSVHYLKIEGKLTPVHETEFAKDSVFGYHYSYLPDYVEEKTNGRIKATEVERFLLTDIRQGTLERLRQLKDNQCGVVDGEVQEDLDKFAQDVLTAAASGKRFLFRSAASILTSLAQLGPQPIAQEEMAKYKPTNDPGVIIVGSHVKKSSQQLADLLQQTDVVGIEVDVKQLRDHPAQKDALLQGILDKVNIVYETGKTPVVYTSREELTFDTVQERLDFGIGVSSLLMEIVQGLPRDIGFLISKGGITSNDVLSTGLNLRSARLLGQVLAGCSMIRTEKDHPLFPNLPVVLFPGNVGNVQGLTTVYLRLNKSV, from the coding sequence ATGAATCAGCAACCAAAAATTATTGTCTTAGATGATGATCCAACGGGATCGCAAACCGTCCACAGTTGCTTGCTATTAATGCAATGGGATGTGGAAACCCTCAGATTAGGCTTAAGAGATGAGGTTCCCATTTTCTTCATTTTAACCAATACTAGGGCGTTAACCCCCGAAAACGCCGCCCAAGTTACTAGAGAAGTTTGTCATAATCTTAAACTGGCGATCGCCGCAGAAAATATTCAAGATTTTTTAATTGTTAGTCGGTCAGATTCTACCCTCAGAGGTCATTATCCCATTGAAACGGATGTTATTGCCTCAGAATTAGGGGGGTTTGATGCTCATTTTCTGATCCCTGCTTTTTTTGAAGGGGGAAGAGAAACTATCGATAGTGTTCACTATTTAAAAATAGAGGGAAAATTAACCCCTGTTCATGAAACAGAATTTGCCAAAGATTCCGTCTTTGGTTATCACTATAGTTATCTTCCTGATTATGTGGAAGAAAAGACCAATGGCAGGATTAAAGCAACAGAAGTCGAAAGATTTTTATTAACGGATATTCGTCAAGGAACGTTAGAAAGACTCCGACAACTAAAAGATAATCAATGTGGAGTTGTTGATGGAGAAGTACAAGAAGATTTAGATAAGTTTGCCCAAGATGTATTAACGGCAGCAGCATCAGGAAAACGCTTTTTATTCCGCAGTGCGGCCAGTATTTTAACTTCTTTAGCACAACTTGGCCCCCAACCCATTGCACAAGAAGAAATGGCAAAATATAAACCCACTAATGATCCTGGGGTGATTATTGTGGGTTCTCATGTCAAAAAAAGCAGCCAACAATTAGCAGATTTACTACAACAAACTGATGTGGTTGGTATCGAAGTCGATGTTAAACAATTACGAGATCATCCTGCTCAAAAAGATGCTTTATTACAAGGAATTTTGGATAAAGTTAACATCGTTTATGAGACAGGTAAAACGCCAGTTGTTTATACCAGTCGAGAGGAATTAACCTTTGATACCGTACAAGAAAGATTAGATTTTGGGATAGGAGTTTCTTCCTTATTAATGGAAATTGTACAAGGTTTACCCCGTGATATTGGGTTTTTAATTAGTAAGGGTGGCATTACCTCTAATGATGTTTTAAGTACGGGTTTAAACCTGCGATCAGCCCGTTTATTAGGTCAAGTTTTAGCGGGATGTTCAATGATACGGACTGAAAAAGATCATCCTTTATTCCCTAATTTACCTGTGGTTTTATTTCCTGGAAATGTCGGCAACGTGCAAGGATTAACAACGGTTTATTTACGTTTAAATAAATCGGTTTAA
- the rplT gene encoding 50S ribosomal protein L20, whose protein sequence is MTRVKRGNVARKRRKKILKLAKGFRGSHSKLFRTANQQVMKALRNAYRDRRKRKRDFRRLWITRINAAARINGVSYSQLIGQMKKANIEINRKMLAQLAILDPAAFAKIVETASASN, encoded by the coding sequence ATGACAAGGGTAAAACGGGGCAATGTCGCTCGTAAACGCCGCAAAAAAATCCTCAAACTAGCCAAAGGGTTTAGAGGTTCCCATTCCAAACTATTTCGTACCGCTAACCAACAGGTAATGAAGGCGTTACGGAATGCTTACCGCGATCGCCGCAAACGCAAACGGGACTTCCGTCGTCTGTGGATCACGCGGATCAATGCCGCCGCTAGAATCAACGGGGTGAGTTATAGTCAATTAATTGGCCAGATGAAAAAGGCTAATATTGAAATAAATCGCAAGATGCTTGCCCAATTAGCGATTCTCGATCCCGCAGCCTTTGCTAAAATTGTTGAAACTGCAAGTGCTAGTAACTAA
- the rpmI gene encoding 50S ribosomal protein L35, with translation MPKLKTRKAAAKRFRATGSGKIMRRKAFKNHLLDHKSPERKRRRLSQMTLVSEQDEPNVRLMLPYL, from the coding sequence ATGCCAAAACTAAAAACGCGCAAGGCTGCCGCTAAGCGTTTTCGAGCAACAGGCAGCGGCAAAATTATGCGACGAAAAGCTTTCAAGAACCACTTATTAGACCATAAGAGTCCTGAAAGAAAGCGTCGTCGTTTGTCCCAGATGACTTTAGTCAGTGAACAAGATGAACCGAACGTTCGTTTGATGCTTCCCTATCTCTAA
- the glp gene encoding gephyrin-like molybdotransferase Glp, protein MITVQEADTIILDLVTPLTDTERVTLTEATGRILAQSVTSSLDFPYWDNSAMDGYAVRFEDVVNCSAKNPILLDIIDEIPAGIKPEKRVNSGQACRIFTGAMLPDGADTIIIQENTQKKDNQVLILSPPKVPQEFVRKRGKFYQAGNPLLSPGIIINAPEIAVLATAQCPIITVYRRPLVAILSTGDELVTPSQPLQPGQIVDSNQYALTSFILKNGGIPIPLGMAPDQPQLIREKILEGINSADVVLSTGGVSVGDYDYIDQILKDLGAKIHIDSVAIKPGKPLTVAKFNQGSVYFGIPGNPVSALVSCWRFVQPALQKLSGIKDDWKPKFIKAKSSQSLSSNGQRETYIWGQLKLVDGEYIFQLAQGQQNSANLINLALTNSLAILPIGTTHINPGETVMVISI, encoded by the coding sequence ATGATTACTGTTCAAGAAGCTGACACCATTATTCTCGATTTAGTTACCCCTTTAACTGACACAGAAAGGGTTACTTTAACAGAAGCAACTGGAAGAATTTTAGCCCAATCTGTGACCAGTTCCTTAGATTTTCCTTATTGGGATAATTCGGCAATGGATGGTTATGCTGTGAGGTTTGAAGATGTGGTTAACTGTTCTGCAAAAAACCCTATTCTTCTTGATATTATTGATGAGATTCCCGCCGGAATTAAACCAGAAAAAAGGGTCAATTCTGGTCAAGCTTGTCGAATTTTTACGGGAGCAATGTTACCCGATGGGGCTGATACTATTATCATCCAGGAAAATACCCAGAAAAAAGACAATCAAGTTCTTATTTTATCTCCCCCAAAAGTTCCTCAAGAATTTGTCAGAAAACGGGGGAAATTCTATCAAGCAGGAAATCCTTTATTGTCCCCAGGAATTATAATTAATGCCCCAGAAATTGCTGTTTTAGCAACGGCACAATGTCCAATAATTACAGTTTATCGTCGTCCTCTGGTGGCTATTTTATCAACTGGAGATGAATTAGTGACTCCTTCTCAACCCTTACAACCTGGGCAAATTGTTGATTCAAATCAGTATGCTTTAACTTCATTTATTCTGAAAAATGGAGGGATTCCGATTCCATTAGGTATGGCACCTGATCAACCTCAGTTAATACGAGAAAAAATATTAGAAGGAATTAATAGTGCTGATGTTGTCCTTTCGACGGGGGGTGTTTCTGTGGGAGATTATGATTATATTGACCAGATCTTAAAGGATTTAGGGGCAAAAATTCACATTGATAGTGTAGCAATAAAACCAGGAAAACCATTAACAGTGGCTAAGTTTAATCAGGGATCTGTTTATTTTGGTATTCCTGGAAATCCCGTCTCTGCTTTAGTGAGTTGTTGGCGATTTGTACAACCGGCCTTACAAAAATTATCAGGAATTAAAGATGACTGGAAACCCAAGTTTATTAAAGCAAAATCTAGTCAATCTTTGTCTTCTAATGGTCAAAGAGAAACTTATATTTGGGGACAATTAAAATTAGTTGATGGAGAATATATCTTTCAATTGGCACAAGGGCAGCAAAATTCGGCTAATTTAATTAATTTAGCTTTAACAAATAGTTTAGCAATTCTCCCCATAGGAACAACACATATTAACCCAGGAGAAACAGTCATGGTAATTTCTATCTAG
- a CDS encoding S-(hydroxymethyl)glutathione dehydrogenase/class III alcohol dehydrogenase: MDVKAAVAFEAGKPLIIETVQLEGPKTGEVLVEIKATGVCHTDAYTLSGKDPEGLFPAILGHEGAGIVVEVGEGVKSLKPGDHVIPLYIPECRQCEYCLSMKTNLCQAVRGTQGRGLMPDGSSRFSLDGQEIFHYMGTSTFSNYTVVPEISLAKIREDAPFDKVCYIGCGVTTGLGAVINTAKVEPGSKVIVFGLGGIGLNVIQGAKMVGADMIIGVDLNPKKRALAEKFGMTHFVNPQEVEGDLVPYLVDLTKGGADYSFECIGNTKVMRQALECCHKGWGVSVIIGVAGAGEEISTRPFQLVTGRVWKGTAFGGARGRTDVPKIVDWYMDGKINIDDLITHVMPLEKINDAFELMHQGESIRSVITF, translated from the coding sequence ATGGACGTAAAAGCTGCCGTTGCCTTTGAAGCTGGAAAACCCCTGATCATTGAAACCGTACAATTAGAAGGCCCCAAAACGGGGGAAGTCTTAGTGGAAATTAAAGCCACAGGGGTCTGTCATACCGATGCCTATACCCTCTCAGGAAAAGACCCAGAAGGCTTGTTTCCGGCGATTTTAGGTCATGAAGGGGCGGGTATCGTGGTGGAGGTGGGAGAAGGGGTAAAAAGCCTTAAACCAGGGGATCATGTGATCCCGTTGTACATCCCCGAATGTCGTCAGTGTGAATATTGCCTTAGCATGAAAACGAATCTTTGTCAAGCGGTGCGGGGGACTCAAGGGCGGGGTTTAATGCCTGATGGCAGTAGTCGGTTTTCCTTAGATGGACAGGAAATCTTTCATTATATGGGAACTTCTACCTTTTCTAACTATACCGTTGTTCCCGAAATCTCCCTGGCAAAAATTCGAGAAGATGCCCCATTTGATAAGGTTTGTTATATTGGTTGCGGGGTAACAACTGGTTTAGGTGCTGTTATTAATACGGCTAAAGTTGAACCAGGATCAAAGGTAATTGTTTTTGGGTTAGGGGGCATTGGTTTAAATGTCATTCAAGGGGCAAAAATGGTCGGGGCTGATATGATTATTGGGGTAGATCTTAACCCCAAAAAACGCGCTTTAGCTGAAAAATTTGGCATGACTCATTTTGTTAATCCTCAAGAGGTAGAAGGGGATTTAGTGCCTTATTTAGTGGATTTAACCAAAGGGGGAGCGGATTATAGTTTTGAATGTATTGGTAATACAAAAGTCATGAGACAGGCGTTAGAATGTTGTCATAAAGGATGGGGTGTTTCGGTTATTATTGGGGTGGCCGGTGCAGGGGAAGAAATTAGTACCCGTCCCTTTCAATTAGTTACGGGAAGGGTTTGGAAAGGGACAGCATTTGGGGGAGCAAGGGGTCGCACCGATGTGCCAAAAATTGTGGATTGGTATATGGATGGTAAGATTAATATTGATGATTTAATTACCCATGTAATGCCTTTAGAAAAGATTAATGATGCTTTTGAATTAATGCACCAAGGTGAGTCAATTCGTAGTGTGATTACTTTTTAG